A segment of the Leptotrichia massiliensis genome:
TATATTTTACAGTCCTTTTCTCGTAAGTCCCACTCTTCCTCTTTCCTTATCCAACGACAATATTTTAACTTTTATAATTTGTCCCACAGAAAGTTCCTTTGTAGCGTCTGAAACAAATTTTTCTGCTATTTCAGAAATATGAATCAATGCATCGTTTTTTAACCCTATGTCAACAAATGCTCCAAATTTTGCCACATTTCTCACAGTTCCTTCCAGAACCATTCCTTCTGTCAAGTCATCCATGTTCAAAATATCCGAACGTAAAAGCGGTTTTTCAAATTCATCACGGGGATCACGTCTATCCTTTAACAGCGCTTCATATACATCCTTCGCAGTTTCCCTTCCAAAATCATTTTCTTTAATAATTTTTTCCAAATCTATTTTCTGCAATTTTTGTCTTACAACATCCAAATCTTCTTTTAAATCCTCAACTTTACAACCAGCTTCCTTCAAGATAATTTCTGCGATGTGATATGATTCTGGATGGATAATCGTATTATCAAGCGGATTTTTACTATCAGGCACAACCACAAATCCTGCCATCTGCTCAAATGCCTTATCTCCCAGCCCTTTTACTTTTTTAAGCTGTTTTCTGTCCTTAAAATCACCATTTTCGTGTCTATAATCCACAAGATTTTTTGCCACATTCTTCTTAATTCCAGAAACAAAACTTAATAATGCCCATGAAGCTGTATTTATATTGACTCCTACGTTATTTACTACATGCTCAATTGTCTGTTCCAAAGTTTCATTTAACTTTTTCTGATTTACATCATGCTGATACATTCCCACTCCAATTGATTTTGGATCAATTTTTACAAGTTCTGCCATTGGATCCTGAATTCTTCTTGCAATAGAAATGGCTCCTCTTGCCGTAACATCCAAATCAGGAAACTCCTCAATAGCAATTTTGGAAGCAGAATAAATTGAAGCCCCAGCCTCATTTGCAATCAGATATGAAACTTTTTTCTTAGAATCCTTTATTACATCGGCAACAAAAGCCTCCGTTTCCCTCGAAGCTGTTCCATTTCCAATTGCAATAATATCTACGTCATATTTTGCGATATAATCTAATATTTTTTTCTTTGCAATAGCAAGCTGTCTTTCGTTATGTACTCCATCTACAAGAAAAAGTACATCATTTGTTTCATAAAATCCATCTTTATTAATAATTACCATCTTGCAGCCTGTTCTATATCCTGGATCTAATCCCATAAGCGTTTTTTTCGATAAAGGCGGTTGTAATAGTAGTTTTTCCAGATTTTCAGAAAAAATATTGATTGCTTCTTCTTCAGCTTTTTCCGTATAGATATTTCTCACTTCATTTTTTATAGACGGATAAGCCAGTCTGTCCATCGAATCTTTTATAACTTCCTTAAAAAATTCAGTTAAATTTTTATTTTCAAAAGTATTCAGAATAAAGTTTGTTATAACTTCTTCTGTTTTTTCGTCAATATCAATATCAACTTTTAATATTTTTTCCTTTTCTCCACGATTTAACGCAAGAATCCTATTTGAAGCACTTCTCCCAATTTGCTCCGAATATTCATAATAATCCTGATAAACACCTTTTTCATCATTTTCTTTATTTTTCTCAATAACTTTAGAAGTCAAAATACCAAATTTTGCAATTTTATCCCTTAAAAATTCTCTGATTTTAATATTTTCCGAAATATCCTGAGCAATTATCAAATGCACTCCTTCAATTGCAGCCTTAACATCTGCCACTTCTTCCGTAACATACTTCTTAGCTTCTTTCTCCAGCTGCTCCATCGTAGTCCCTTTGGCTAATGCAAACTCTGAAAGAGGCTCTAATCCTTGCTCTTTTGCAATATCCGCTTTTGTTTTCTTCTTTTTCTTATAAGGCAGGTACAGATCTTCCACTTCCTGCAGTTTCATGGCATTTACAATACTTTTATGCAATTCCTCAGTTAGTTTTCCTTGCTCCTCAATCAGCCTTATAACTTCCTCTTTCCTCTTTTCCAGGTTCCTGTAATACGTAATTTTCTCAATTACATCCCGAATCTGCTCCTCATCCAGATTCCCCGTAACTTCCTTCCGATACCTAGCAATAAACGGTACAGTCGCGCCTTCATCAAAAAGTTTTATCGTATTTTCCACTTGCGGCACTTTAAAGTTCAGTTCTTTTGCCACACTAGCTACAATATCCAATGTCTTTCCTCCATTTACAGTTTGATTTTTTTATTTGAATTTATCAAAATCTATTTTAGCATAATTTATAAAAAATAACCAGTTGAATAATTTTATTCAATCTATTTTCTAAAAAAATTTCAAAAAAATCGCAAAAAAAAAACAGTATTGACTTACTGTAAATTCTATTATATAATTTTATTAATCAAGAAGTAGAATAAAAAATTTGCTATTTTGAAAACAAATAAAAAGGAGAATTTGTCATGAAGAAAAATTTAAAAAAATTATGTTTGTTGATAGCAGTATTAACAATGGGAGCAGTAACTTATGCAAATGAAAGTATTATTGCTGAAAATAATACACAAAGCATTCAGCAAGACGAAGAATTTCCAGGTGGATTAGCAAAAGGAATAGATCAAAAATTTACTACAGATGGAAAGTTGCATGCAGAAAAATTTTTGAATAAATTATTTAATTATACAGATACATCAGACAATTTCAAAATTCAAAAAGATAGTAAAGGATACTTTGTAACACAGTACATTGATGAATCAGAAGAAAAAGATGGTTCTGGACCAACAAAAGAGGAAAAAATTAGGCTAAAATTAGTAAAAAATGTTTTTCTGACAGAAGTAGATGGTGATGGTTTAACTTATGCTTATGATACAAAACTTAAAAAGGTAGTGCTTATAAATCCAGCCAACAACTACAGAATAATGTTCATAGTTGATTAAAAATCTGATTTTAAGATTTTATTTAGAACTTTATAACTTATGTTTATTAAAAAATAGTGAGAAAATTAACCTTTTCGCAAATTTATTTGTCTATTGCGGTTAGTTTTCTCTTTTTTTATTCCTTTGATTATCTATAAATTTTAGAGTTATTTGAAATATATTTTTAACAGTATAAATTTTACCGTTATTAAAAATGATAAAAAATTACTTGACATTTTAAAAAAGTTAGTATATAATTATATTAAAATAAAACAGAAAATTATTTACTATAAAAATAAATCAAGAAGGAGAATTTATCATGAAAAAGAATTTAAAAAAATTATGTGTTCTAATGGCAATGTTGGCAATAAGTGCTGTATCTTATGCAAATGAAAGTGTTATTACTGAAAATAATAC
Coding sequences within it:
- a CDS encoding Tex family protein, encoding MDIVASVAKELNFKVPQVENTIKLFDEGATVPFIARYRKEVTGNLDEEQIRDVIEKITYYRNLEKRKEEVIRLIEEQGKLTEELHKSIVNAMKLQEVEDLYLPYKKKKKTKADIAKEQGLEPLSEFALAKGTTMEQLEKEAKKYVTEEVADVKAAIEGVHLIIAQDISENIKIREFLRDKIAKFGILTSKVIEKNKENDEKGVYQDYYEYSEQIGRSASNRILALNRGEKEKILKVDIDIDEKTEEVITNFILNTFENKNLTEFFKEVIKDSMDRLAYPSIKNEVRNIYTEKAEEEAINIFSENLEKLLLQPPLSKKTLMGLDPGYRTGCKMVIINKDGFYETNDVLFLVDGVHNERQLAIAKKKILDYIAKYDVDIIAIGNGTASRETEAFVADVIKDSKKKVSYLIANEAGASIYSASKIAIEEFPDLDVTARGAISIARRIQDPMAELVKIDPKSIGVGMYQHDVNQKKLNETLEQTIEHVVNNVGVNINTASWALLSFVSGIKKNVAKNLVDYRHENGDFKDRKQLKKVKGLGDKAFEQMAGFVVVPDSKNPLDNTIIHPESYHIAEIILKEAGCKVEDLKEDLDVVRQKLQKIDLEKIIKENDFGRETAKDVYEALLKDRRDPRDEFEKPLLRSDILNMDDLTEGMVLEGTVRNVAKFGAFVDIGLKNDALIHISEIAEKFVSDATKELSVGQIIKVKILSLDKERGRVGLTRKGL
- a CDS encoding pantothenate kinase, with translation MKKNLKKLCLLIAVLTMGAVTYANESIIAENNTQSIQQDEEFPGGLAKGIDQKFTTDGKLHAEKFLNKLFNYTDTSDNFKIQKDSKGYFVTQYIDESEEKDGSGPTKEEKIRLKLVKNVFLTEVDGDGLTYAYDTKLKKVVLINPANNYRIMFIVD